From Pseudomonas sp. B21-028, one genomic window encodes:
- a CDS encoding LD-carboxypeptidase encodes MPLHPIQTLCPHQPVPALPSEGLIGVIAPAGPAPLDTDKAVQWMRARGHELRIFPGVYEKDGYLAGSDDTRLNDLHEAFADPEVNAIICLRGGYGTPRLLDRIDFELLRRNAKPFVGYSDITALHLAISRYAGFVTFHGPLLNADLLGGKEPSTVTSFFSLLRGQLKAGSVLSHPEAYPLTTVGPGIAHGRLLGGNLSIIAATMGTPFQIDAEGVILFIEDINEPLYRIDRLLTQLRLAGTLQQLRGVLVGDVAGVDGEALNRLLKQTFEPLRIPVLSGWRSGHCDPNLTLPMGALVRLDAGEKRLVLEQDVVVGR; translated from the coding sequence ATGCCCCTTCACCCCATCCAGACCCTGTGCCCCCACCAACCTGTCCCGGCCTTGCCATCCGAAGGGCTGATCGGCGTGATTGCACCCGCCGGCCCGGCCCCGTTGGACACGGACAAGGCGGTGCAGTGGATGCGTGCCCGTGGTCACGAGCTGCGGATATTCCCGGGCGTTTACGAGAAGGACGGCTACCTGGCCGGCAGCGACGATACGCGGCTCAACGACTTGCACGAAGCCTTCGCCGATCCGGAGGTCAACGCAATCATCTGCCTGCGCGGCGGCTATGGCACGCCACGTCTGCTGGATCGTATCGACTTCGAGCTCTTGCGGCGCAACGCCAAGCCTTTTGTCGGTTATAGCGATATCACCGCGCTGCATCTGGCTATCAGCCGTTACGCGGGGTTTGTCACCTTTCATGGGCCGCTGCTCAATGCCGACCTTCTGGGCGGCAAGGAGCCGTCGACGGTCACCTCGTTTTTCAGCCTGCTGCGGGGGCAGTTGAAGGCGGGCAGTGTGCTGAGCCACCCCGAGGCTTATCCCTTGACCACCGTCGGGCCTGGCATCGCCCATGGGCGTCTGTTGGGGGGTAATCTGTCGATCATTGCGGCGACCATGGGCACGCCTTTTCAGATCGACGCCGAAGGCGTGATCCTGTTCATCGAAGACATCAACGAGCCGCTGTATCGGATCGACCGATTGCTGACCCAGCTACGGTTGGCCGGCACGTTGCAGCAGTTGCGCGGGGTGCTGGTGGGCGACGTCGCCGGGGTGGATGGCGAGGCGCTGAACCGGTTGCTCAAGCAGACCTTCGAGCCGTTGCGGATACCGGTGCTGTCCGGCTGGCGCAGTGGTCACTGCGATCCGAACCTGACCTTGCCCATGGGGGCGTTGGTAAGGCTGGATGCGGGGGAGAAGAGGTTGGTGTTGGAGCAGGATGTGGTAGTAGGTCGGTAG
- the rlmH gene encoding 23S rRNA (pseudouridine(1915)-N(3))-methyltransferase RlmH — MRLRLIAVGSRMPKWVEEGWHEYAKRLPSELALELVEIPLNTRGKNADVARFIRQEGEAMLAKVGPNERVVTLEVHGKPWSTEQLAVELDRWRLDSRTVNFMVGGPEGLAPEVCARADQRWSLSPLTLPHPLVRILIGEQLYRAWTVLSGHPYHK; from the coding sequence GTGCGACTGCGCCTGATCGCCGTCGGTTCCCGCATGCCCAAGTGGGTGGAAGAAGGCTGGCACGAATATGCCAAGCGTCTTCCTTCCGAGCTGGCCCTGGAACTGGTGGAAATTCCGCTCAACACCCGTGGGAAGAACGCTGACGTGGCGCGCTTCATTCGCCAGGAAGGCGAAGCCATGCTGGCCAAGGTCGGGCCGAACGAGCGCGTCGTCACCCTCGAGGTCCACGGCAAGCCCTGGAGCACCGAGCAACTGGCGGTCGAGCTCGATCGCTGGCGGCTGGACTCACGCACGGTGAACTTCATGGTCGGCGGCCCGGAAGGGCTGGCGCCGGAAGTCTGTGCCCGGGCCGACCAGCGCTGGTCGTTGTCGCCCCTGACGCTGCCGCACCCGTTGGTGCGGATCCTGATCGGTGAACAGTTGTATCGTGCCTGGACAGTCCTGTCCGGGCACCCTTACCACAAGTAA
- the rodA gene encoding rod shape-determining protein RodA yields the protein MRRRATLLQRMHIDGPLLVLLLILAAGSLFVLYSASGKSWDLLAKQATSFGIGLVSMIVIAQLEPRFMARWVPLAYVVGVSLLVVVDVMGHNAMGATRWINIPGVIRFQPSEFLKIIMPATIAWYLSKRTLPPQLKHVCISLLLIGIPFVLIVRQPDLGTSLLILAGGAFVLFMGGLRWRWILSVIAIAIPVSIAMWYFVMHDYQKQRILTFLDPESDPLGTGWNIIQSKAAIGSGGVFGKGWLMGTQSHLDFLPESHTDFIIAVMGEEFGLVGICLLLLIYLLLIGRGLVITAQAQTLFGKLLAGSLTMTFFVYVFVNIGMVSGLLPVVGVPLPFISYGGTSLVTLLSAFGVLMSIHTHRKWIAQV from the coding sequence ATGCGCCGTCGCGCCACGCTGTTGCAGCGCATGCACATCGACGGTCCGCTGCTGGTCCTGCTGCTGATCCTGGCCGCGGGCAGCCTGTTCGTGTTGTATTCGGCCAGCGGCAAGAGCTGGGACCTGCTGGCCAAGCAGGCCACCTCGTTCGGCATCGGGCTGGTGTCGATGATTGTCATTGCCCAGCTCGAACCCCGCTTCATGGCGCGCTGGGTGCCGCTGGCCTATGTGGTGGGCGTGAGCCTGTTGGTGGTGGTGGACGTGATGGGCCATAACGCCATGGGGGCCACGCGCTGGATCAACATCCCCGGGGTGATCCGCTTCCAGCCTTCGGAATTCCTGAAGATCATCATGCCGGCGACCATCGCCTGGTACTTGTCCAAGCGCACCTTGCCGCCGCAGCTCAAGCACGTGTGCATCAGCCTGTTGCTGATCGGCATCCCGTTCGTCCTGATCGTGCGCCAGCCGGACCTCGGCACCTCATTGCTGATCCTGGCCGGTGGCGCCTTCGTGCTGTTCATGGGCGGGCTGCGCTGGCGCTGGATCCTGAGCGTGATCGCCATCGCGATACCGGTGTCGATCGCCATGTGGTACTTCGTGATGCACGACTACCAGAAGCAGCGCATCCTGACCTTCCTCGACCCGGAAAGCGACCCATTGGGCACCGGCTGGAACATCATCCAGTCCAAGGCCGCCATCGGCTCCGGCGGAGTATTCGGCAAAGGCTGGCTGATGGGCACTCAGTCGCACCTGGACTTCCTGCCGGAAAGCCACACCGACTTCATCATTGCGGTAATGGGCGAGGAGTTCGGCCTGGTGGGGATCTGCCTGCTGCTGCTGATCTACTTGTTGCTGATTGGCCGGGGGCTGGTCATCACCGCCCAGGCCCAGACCCTGTTCGGCAAATTGTTGGCGGGCAGCCTGACCATGACGTTTTTTGTTTACGTTTTCGTCAACATCGGTATGGTCAGTGGCTTGTTGCCGGTCGTGGGAGTGCCGCTGCCCTTCATCAGCTACGGAGGAACTTCGCTGGTGACGCTACTGTCAGCGTTTGGGGTCTTGATGTCGATCCATACCCACCGCAAGTGGATCGCGCAGGTTTGA
- a CDS encoding septal ring lytic transglycosylase RlpA family protein, with amino-acid sequence MQALPTYQPLKARPLKFVALAALSLLVVSCSTSRAPTQKNTTAVRAMPGLDINRAHKDGAPWWDVDVSRIPDATPTLHTGPYKANPYTVLGKTYFPMADSKSYVASGTASWYGTKFHGQNTANGEVYDLYGMSAAHKTLPLPSYVRVTNLDNNKSVILRVNDRGPFYSDRIIDLSYAAAKKLGYAEIGTARVKVEGIDPQEWWAQRGRPAPLMLNEPKVAQNAAPTVTASTGKVEQWTPPPQQHAAAVVPVQLDAKKNASATASGQYLQVGAFANPDAAELLRSKLSSMVSAPVFISSIVRNQQTLHRVRLGPIGSPGEVQQVQNSVRLANLGSPSLVSAE; translated from the coding sequence ATGCAGGCATTGCCTACCTATCAACCCCTGAAAGCCAGGCCCCTGAAGTTCGTGGCACTGGCTGCGCTGTCGCTGTTGGTCGTCAGCTGTTCGACCAGTCGCGCGCCGACCCAGAAAAACACCACTGCCGTGCGCGCCATGCCGGGCCTGGACATCAACCGTGCCCACAAGGACGGCGCGCCGTGGTGGGACGTGGATGTCTCGCGCATTCCCGACGCCACCCCGACCCTGCACACCGGCCCCTACAAGGCCAACCCGTATACGGTGCTGGGCAAGACCTATTTCCCGATGGCCGACTCCAAGTCCTACGTTGCTTCGGGCACAGCGTCCTGGTACGGCACCAAGTTTCATGGCCAGAACACCGCCAATGGCGAGGTGTATGACCTGTACGGCATGAGCGCGGCCCACAAGACCTTGCCGTTGCCCAGTTACGTGCGGGTGACCAACCTGGACAACAACAAGAGCGTGATCCTGCGGGTCAATGACCGTGGGCCGTTCTATTCCGACCGTATCATCGACCTGTCGTATGCGGCGGCGAAAAAACTCGGTTACGCTGAAATCGGCACCGCGCGGGTCAAGGTCGAGGGTATCGACCCGCAGGAATGGTGGGCCCAGCGTGGCCGTCCGGCGCCTTTGATGCTCAACGAGCCAAAAGTGGCGCAAAATGCCGCGCCGACCGTGACGGCGTCCACCGGCAAGGTCGAGCAATGGACACCACCGCCGCAGCAACACGCCGCGGCCGTAGTGCCTGTGCAGCTGGATGCAAAAAAAAACGCTTCTGCAACAGCGTCTGGCCAGTATCTGCAAGTGGGCGCGTTCGCCAACCCGGACGCTGCCGAGCTGCTCCGGTCGAAGCTCAGCTCGATGGTGAGCGCTCCGGTGTTCATCAGCTCGATCGTGCGCAACCAGCAGACACTGCATCGGGTGCGCCTGGGGCCGATCGGTTCTCCGGGTGAAGTCCAGCAGGTGCAGAACAGCGTGCGCCTGGCCAATCTCGGTTCGCCGAGCCTGGTCAGCGCCGAATGA
- the lipA gene encoding lipoyl synthase — MTTDAVQTMIPTQDVTERPAPRAKVEAGVKLRGAEKVARIPVKIIPTTELPKKPDWIRVRIPVSPEVDRIKALLRKHKLHSVCEEASCPNLGECFSGGTATFMIMGDICTRRCPFCDVGHGRPKPLDVNEPESLAIAIADLKLKYVVITSVDRDDLRDGGAQHFADCIREIRKLSPNVQLETLVPDYRGRMDIALEITAAEPPDVFNHNLETVPRLYKAARPGSDYQWSLTLLQRFKQMMPHIPTKSGLMLGLGETDEEVIEVMKRMREHDIDMLTLGQYLQPSRSHLPVQRFVHPDTFAWFAEEGYKMGFKNVASGPLVRSSYHADEQAKLVKAELLGS, encoded by the coding sequence ATGACTACTGATGCAGTGCAAACCATGATCCCGACGCAGGACGTTACCGAGCGTCCGGCCCCACGTGCCAAGGTCGAGGCCGGCGTCAAGCTGCGCGGCGCCGAGAAGGTTGCGCGCATCCCGGTCAAGATCATCCCGACCACCGAATTGCCGAAGAAGCCGGACTGGATCCGCGTGCGTATCCCGGTGTCCCCGGAAGTCGACCGTATCAAGGCCCTGCTGCGCAAGCACAAGCTGCACAGCGTCTGCGAAGAAGCGTCCTGCCCGAACCTGGGCGAGTGCTTCTCCGGCGGTACCGCGACCTTCATGATCATGGGCGACATCTGCACCCGTCGCTGCCCGTTCTGCGACGTCGGCCATGGCCGGCCGAAACCACTGGACGTCAATGAACCGGAAAGCCTGGCCATCGCCATTGCCGACCTGAAGCTCAAGTATGTGGTCATCACCTCGGTGGACCGCGACGACCTGCGTGACGGCGGTGCCCAGCACTTTGCCGATTGCATCCGTGAAATCCGCAAGCTGTCGCCGAACGTGCAACTCGAGACGCTGGTGCCGGACTACCGTGGTCGCATGGACATCGCCCTGGAGATCACCGCCGCCGAGCCGCCGGATGTGTTCAACCACAACCTGGAAACCGTGCCGCGCCTGTACAAGGCTGCGCGTCCGGGTTCGGACTACCAGTGGTCGTTGACCTTGCTGCAGCGTTTCAAGCAGATGATGCCGCACATTCCGACCAAGTCTGGTCTGATGTTGGGCCTGGGCGAGACCGATGAGGAAGTCATCGAGGTCATGAAGCGCATGCGTGAGCATGACATTGATATGTTGACCCTGGGGCAGTATCTGCAGCCTTCGCGTAGTCACTTGCCGGTGCAGCGGTTTGTGCATCCGGATACCTTTGCCTGGTTTGCGGAGGAGGGGTACAAGATGGGCTTCAAGAACGTGGCTTCGGGGCCGTTGGTGCGGTCTTCGTATCATGCTGATGAGCAGGCTAAGTTGGTCAAGGCGGAGTTGTTGGGCTCCTGA
- the lipB gene encoding lipoyl(octanoyl) transferase LipB, which produces MPGTLGFRELGQMAYEPVWHAMQRFTNERGNTAEDEVWLVEHPPVFTQGQAGKAEHLLLPGDIPVVKVDRGGQVTYHGPGQLVAYLLLDVRKLGFGVRELVTRMETCLIELLASYGVTAQAKPDAPGVYVDGAKIASLGLRIRHGCSFHGLALNVDMDLSPFRRINPCGYAGLAMTQLRDHTGSIEFAEVSARLRAQLVKHLDYAEQTTLTGGID; this is translated from the coding sequence ATGCCGGGCACGCTGGGCTTTCGCGAGCTGGGTCAGATGGCTTACGAGCCGGTCTGGCATGCCATGCAGCGCTTCACCAACGAACGGGGCAACACCGCCGAAGACGAAGTCTGGCTGGTGGAACATCCGCCGGTGTTCACTCAGGGGCAGGCCGGCAAGGCCGAGCACCTGTTGCTGCCGGGGGATATCCCGGTGGTGAAGGTCGACCGGGGCGGGCAGGTGACTTACCATGGCCCCGGCCAGTTGGTGGCCTACCTGCTGCTGGACGTGCGCAAGCTGGGGTTCGGCGTGCGCGAGCTGGTGACGCGCATGGAAACCTGCCTGATCGAGCTGCTGGCCAGCTATGGTGTCACGGCGCAGGCCAAGCCGGATGCGCCGGGGGTCTACGTCGACGGGGCGAAAATCGCCTCCCTGGGCCTGCGGATCCGCCACGGTTGTTCGTTTCACGGCCTGGCGTTGAACGTAGACATGGACCTTTCGCCGTTTCGACGGATTAATCCCTGTGGCTACGCGGGGCTGGCGATGACCCAGCTGCGCGATCACACAGGATCGATTGAATTTGCCGAGGTAAGTGCCCGGCTGCGCGCGCAGCTCGTCAAACACCTCGACTATGCTGAGCAGACGACCCTTACGGGCGGAATCGACTGA
- the mrdA gene encoding penicillin-binding protein 2, which translates to MPQPIRIKDHEKDARLVRSRVVFGAITVVTLIGVLIARLYFLQVIQYEYHSTLSENNRVHVQPIPPTRGLIFDRNGVVVADNRPSFSLSMTRERAGDWQQVLDVIVEVLQLTPEDRAIFEKRMRQGRRPFEPVPILFELTEEQIALIAVNQFRLPGVEVVAQLVRHYPLGAHFAHSVGYMGRINEKELKSLDPVNYSGTHHIGKTGIERFYEPELHGQVGYEEVETNARGRVLRVLKRTDPIPGKDIVLSLDIKLQEAAEAALGGRRGAVVALDPATGEVLAMVSQPSFDPNLFVTGISFKAYAELRDSIDRPLFNRVLRGLYPPGSTIKPAVAIAGLDSGVVTASSRVFDPGYYMLPNYDHKYRNWNRTGDGYVDLETAIMRSNDTYFYDLAHKLGIDRLASYLGKFGIGQKVSLDMFEESPGLMPSREWKRATRRQAWFPGETLILGIGQGYMQATPLQLAQATALVASKGKWHRPHLAKTIEGQPPVDLNPMPDIILHNPSDWQKVNNGMQQVMHGARGTARKAAIGSPYRIAGKSGTAQVVAIKQGEKYDRSKVQERHRDHALFVGFAPADNPKIVVAVMVENGESGSGVAAPVVRQVMDAWLLDEHGQLKPEYASPTTAEATAREE; encoded by the coding sequence ATGCCTCAGCCGATCCGCATCAAGGACCACGAAAAAGACGCCCGCCTGGTGCGCAGTCGCGTCGTGTTCGGTGCCATCACGGTGGTGACGCTGATCGGCGTGCTGATCGCGCGGCTCTATTTCCTCCAGGTGATCCAGTACGAGTACCACTCGACCCTGTCGGAAAACAACCGTGTGCATGTACAGCCGATCCCGCCGACCCGCGGCTTGATCTTCGACCGCAATGGCGTGGTGGTGGCCGACAACCGGCCCAGCTTCAGCCTGAGCATGACCCGCGAGCGGGCCGGCGACTGGCAGCAGGTGCTGGATGTCATCGTCGAAGTGTTGCAATTGACGCCCGAGGACCGGGCCATCTTCGAAAAACGCATGCGCCAGGGGCGTCGGCCGTTCGAGCCGGTGCCGATCCTGTTCGAGTTGACCGAAGAGCAGATTGCCCTGATCGCGGTGAACCAGTTCCGCCTGCCGGGCGTCGAGGTGGTGGCGCAGTTGGTGCGCCATTATCCCCTGGGTGCGCATTTTGCCCACTCGGTCGGCTACATGGGGCGAATCAACGAGAAAGAGCTCAAGAGCCTCGATCCGGTCAACTACAGCGGCACCCACCACATCGGCAAGACCGGCATCGAGCGCTTCTACGAGCCCGAGCTGCACGGCCAGGTGGGTTACGAAGAAGTCGAGACCAACGCTCGAGGTCGCGTATTGCGGGTGCTCAAGCGCACTGACCCGATTCCCGGCAAGGACATTGTCCTGAGCCTGGACATCAAGTTGCAGGAAGCCGCCGAAGCGGCCCTGGGCGGACGACGGGGCGCCGTGGTGGCGCTGGACCCGGCCACCGGCGAGGTCCTGGCGATGGTCAGCCAGCCGAGTTTCGACCCGAACCTGTTTGTCACCGGCATCAGCTTCAAGGCCTATGCCGAGTTGCGCGATTCCATCGACCGGCCCCTGTTCAACCGTGTGCTGCGCGGCCTCTACCCGCCGGGCTCGACCATCAAGCCGGCCGTGGCGATTGCCGGGCTCGACTCCGGTGTGGTGACCGCCTCGAGCCGGGTCTTCGACCCCGGCTATTACATGCTGCCCAACTACGACCACAAGTACCGCAACTGGAACCGTACCGGCGACGGCTATGTGGACCTGGAAACGGCGATCATGCGCTCCAACGACACCTACTTCTATGACCTGGCCCACAAGCTGGGGATCGATCGGCTGGCGTCCTACCTGGGCAAGTTCGGCATCGGCCAGAAAGTCTCCCTGGACATGTTCGAGGAATCGCCCGGCCTGATGCCGTCCCGGGAATGGAAGCGGGCGACCCGTCGCCAGGCGTGGTTCCCCGGTGAAACCCTGATCCTGGGGATCGGCCAGGGCTACATGCAGGCAACGCCTTTGCAACTGGCCCAGGCCACGGCGCTGGTGGCGAGCAAGGGCAAGTGGCATCGCCCGCACCTGGCCAAGACCATCGAAGGCCAGCCTCCCGTGGACTTGAACCCGATGCCGGACATCATCCTGCACAATCCATCGGACTGGCAGAAGGTCAATAACGGCATGCAGCAAGTGATGCACGGTGCCCGGGGGACGGCGCGCAAGGCGGCAATCGGCTCGCCTTATCGCATCGCCGGCAAGAGCGGTACGGCCCAGGTGGTCGCGATCAAGCAGGGCGAGAAGTACGACCGCTCCAAGGTCCAGGAGCGCCACCGCGACCACGCCCTGTTCGTCGGCTTCGCCCCGGCCGACAACCCGAAGATCGTCGTGGCGGTGATGGTTGAGAACGGTGAGTCGGGCTCCGGTGTCGCTGCGCCAGTGGTGCGCCAGGTCATGGATGCCTGGCTGCTGGATGAGCACGGCCAGCTCAAGCCCGAGTACGCAAGCCCCACCACTGCGGAGGCTACGGCCCGTGAAGAATAA
- a CDS encoding D-alanyl-D-alanine carboxypeptidase family protein yields MNITTFAKRLCLLVPLLLSPAAFAVEMMPAPPQLAAKSFVLMDASSGEVLVEDNGDQRLPPASLTKLMTAYIATLEIRRGQIGENDPVTVSENAWRTGGSRMFIKVGSQVTVSDLLHGIIIQSGNDASVALAEHIAGSEDAFADMMNKTAVDLGMTNSHFMNPTGLPNPEHYSSAHDMAVLARAIIHEDPAHYAIYSQKEFFWNGIKQPNRNLLLWRDKTVDGLKTGHTEEAGYCMVSSAVRDGMRLIAVVFGTNSEVARAAETQKLLTYGFRFFETQTFYQKGTELAQAQVWKGTNNQVKAGLAEDLTMTLPKGQLKKLAASMTLNPQLTAPIAKGDVIGKVEVKLEDKVVHSADLIALDAVEEGGIFRRMWDSIRLFFYGLFN; encoded by the coding sequence ATGAACATTACCACCTTTGCCAAACGCCTTTGCCTGCTGGTCCCACTGCTTCTTTCACCTGCCGCGTTCGCGGTCGAGATGATGCCGGCGCCCCCTCAATTGGCCGCCAAGTCCTTTGTGCTCATGGATGCCAGCAGTGGCGAGGTGCTGGTAGAGGACAACGGTGACCAGCGTCTGCCACCGGCCAGCCTGACCAAGCTGATGACCGCCTACATCGCGACCCTGGAAATCCGTCGCGGCCAGATCGGTGAGAACGATCCGGTGACCGTCAGCGAAAACGCCTGGCGCACCGGCGGTTCGCGGATGTTCATCAAGGTCGGCTCGCAGGTGACCGTCAGCGACCTGCTGCATGGCATCATCATCCAGTCCGGCAACGACGCCAGTGTCGCCCTGGCCGAGCATATCGCCGGCAGCGAAGACGCGTTCGCCGACATGATGAACAAGACGGCCGTCGACCTGGGCATGACCAACAGCCACTTCATGAACCCGACCGGCCTGCCGAACCCCGAGCACTACTCATCGGCGCACGACATGGCGGTCCTGGCCCGGGCGATCATCCACGAAGACCCGGCGCACTACGCCATCTATTCCCAGAAAGAATTCTTCTGGAACGGTATCAAGCAGCCCAACCGCAACCTGCTGCTATGGCGCGACAAGACCGTCGACGGCCTGAAGACCGGCCATACCGAAGAGGCCGGCTATTGCATGGTGTCCTCGGCGGTGCGTGATGGCATGCGCCTGATCGCCGTGGTGTTCGGCACCAACAGCGAAGTGGCCCGTGCCGCTGAAACCCAGAAGCTGCTGACCTACGGTTTCCGCTTCTTCGAAACCCAGACGTTCTACCAGAAAGGCACCGAACTGGCCCAGGCTCAGGTCTGGAAAGGCACCAACAACCAGGTCAAAGCCGGCCTGGCCGAAGACCTGACCATGACCCTGCCAAAAGGCCAGCTCAAGAAACTCGCTGCCAGCATGACCCTGAACCCGCAACTGACCGCCCCCATCGCCAAGGGCGACGTGATCGGTAAGGTTGAAGTCAAACTGGAAGACAAAGTGGTGCACAGCGCCGACTTGATCGCGCTGGACGCCGTCGAGGAAGGTGGCATCTTCCGCCGCATGTGGGATAGCATCCGGCTATTCTTCTACGGCTTGTTCAACTGA
- a CDS encoding DUF493 domain-containing protein, producing MTDSEVKAPKIEFPCKDYPIKVIGDTGVGFKDKVVAILEKHATVDLLTLAERQSSNGKYTTIQLHIVATGQEQLYDINSELRATGVVHMVL from the coding sequence ATGACAGACTCAGAAGTAAAGGCGCCAAAGATCGAGTTTCCCTGCAAGGACTATCCGATCAAAGTGATTGGCGACACCGGAGTGGGCTTCAAGGACAAGGTCGTTGCCATTCTGGAAAAACACGCCACGGTCGATCTCCTGACCCTGGCCGAGCGCCAGAGCAGCAACGGCAAGTACACGACGATCCAGTTGCACATCGTTGCTACCGGCCAGGAGCAGCTGTACGACATCAATAGCGAGCTGCGGGCGACCGGCGTCGTGCACATGGTGTTGTGA
- the mltB gene encoding lytic murein transglycosylase B — protein sequence MQAMRGWSARHAWVGLISFLGGASHALAGEYEGSPQVAEFVGEMTRDYGFAGEQLMGVFREAERKQSILDAISRPAERVKQWSEYRPMFITEARIARGVDFWRQHEAALVRAEQEYGVPAQVIVSIIGVETFFGRNTGNFRVIDALSTLGFDYPPRAEFFRKELREFLLLAREEQVDPLTLKGSYAGAMGLPQFMPSSFRAYAVDFDGDGHINIWTNPTDAIGSVASYFKRHGWEAGQPVVSRADVRGEQVDEGLSEGIEPTKTVGELRALGWSSHDALRDDMPVTAIRLEGEQGPEYWMGLKNFYAITRYNRSVMYAMAVHQLSEELVKARGVK from the coding sequence ATGCAAGCAATGCGTGGCTGGTCGGCGCGACATGCGTGGGTCGGCCTGATCAGCTTCCTGGGCGGTGCGTCGCACGCCTTGGCCGGTGAGTACGAAGGCTCGCCGCAGGTGGCCGAATTCGTCGGTGAAATGACCCGCGACTACGGCTTCGCCGGTGAACAACTGATGGGGGTGTTCCGCGAGGCTGAGCGCAAGCAATCGATCCTCGACGCGATCTCCCGGCCCGCCGAGCGGGTCAAGCAGTGGAGCGAGTACCGGCCAATGTTCATCACCGAGGCGCGCATCGCCCGGGGTGTGGACTTCTGGCGCCAGCACGAGGCCGCCCTGGTCCGCGCCGAGCAGGAATACGGCGTGCCGGCCCAGGTCATCGTGTCCATCATCGGCGTCGAAACCTTCTTTGGCCGCAACACCGGGAATTTCCGGGTGATCGACGCCCTGTCGACCCTGGGCTTCGATTACCCGCCGCGCGCCGAGTTCTTCCGCAAGGAACTGCGTGAATTCCTGTTGCTGGCCCGCGAAGAGCAGGTCGACCCGCTGACCCTCAAGGGTTCCTATGCCGGGGCCATGGGCCTGCCGCAATTCATGCCCAGCAGTTTCCGCGCCTATGCGGTGGATTTCGATGGCGATGGCCACATCAATATCTGGACCAACCCGACCGATGCCATCGGCAGTGTTGCCAGCTATTTCAAGCGCCACGGCTGGGAAGCCGGTCAACCGGTGGTCAGCCGTGCCGACGTGCGTGGCGAGCAGGTGGACGAAGGCCTGAGCGAGGGCATCGAGCCGACGAAAACCGTTGGGGAGTTGCGGGCGCTGGGCTGGTCGAGTCATGATGCGCTGCGTGACGACATGCCCGTCACCGCCATCCGCCTGGAAGGCGAGCAGGGCCCTGAATACTGGATGGGCCTGAAGAATTTCTACGCAATTACGCGTTATAACCGCAGTGTGATGTACGCCATGGCTGTGCATCAACTGTCTGAAGAGCTGGTCAAAGCACGGGGCGTCAAATAA
- the rsfS gene encoding ribosome silencing factor, whose translation MTDKDVNKVKRKGTFKSAPLPVEAHTGAVLAGEELVKVAVAALEDVKAQDIQVIDVREKQSITDFMIIATGTSNRQIGAMLDKVREAVKAQGVKPLGEEGKGDSDWVLLDMDDVIVHMMTASARQFYDLERLWAGAEQSRAADARHHSPENTHEHFTKLNKDQQ comes from the coding sequence ATGACTGACAAAGACGTAAACAAAGTAAAGCGCAAGGGCACCTTCAAGAGCGCCCCGCTGCCGGTGGAGGCCCATACCGGTGCCGTACTGGCCGGCGAGGAGCTGGTCAAGGTGGCCGTTGCGGCCCTGGAAGACGTCAAGGCCCAGGACATCCAGGTGATCGACGTTCGTGAAAAGCAGAGCATCACGGACTTCATGATCATCGCCACCGGTACCTCCAACCGCCAGATCGGCGCGATGCTGGACAAGGTCCGCGAAGCGGTCAAGGCCCAGGGCGTCAAGCCGCTGGGTGAAGAAGGCAAGGGCGACAGCGACTGGGTCCTGCTGGACATGGACGATGTCATCGTGCACATGATGACTGCCTCGGCACGTCAGTTCTACGACCTGGAGCGCCTGTGGGCCGGTGCCGAGCAGAGCCGTGCGGCGGATGCCCGTCACCACAGCCCTGAAAACACCCATGAGCACTTCACCAAGCTCAACAAAGACCAGCAGTAA